In Kangiella profundi, one DNA window encodes the following:
- the miaE gene encoding tRNA-(ms[2]io[6]A)-hydroxylase: MRSHLATNNDPMADITPIHNFLHCKTPVAWLERATQEIEILLIDHAHCEKKAAATAVKLMFRYPDRIDLLKKLSQLTREEVLHFEQVLEFMEQRDIRYRAIKPSRYAAGLHKYASKDEPQRLIDGLIIGAIIEARSCERFHALAPYFKDSEPDLSKYYRFLLKSESRHFADYLELAESYAKEAIDERVQFFLKKEKELIESPDKQFRFHSGVPV, encoded by the coding sequence ATGCGCTCACATTTGGCTACCAACAATGATCCCATGGCTGACATCACGCCAATCCATAATTTCTTACATTGCAAAACCCCTGTTGCCTGGCTTGAGAGAGCCACTCAGGAAATCGAAATCTTGCTGATTGATCATGCACACTGTGAAAAAAAAGCTGCTGCAACTGCGGTTAAGCTAATGTTTCGCTATCCTGATCGCATTGACCTCTTGAAGAAGCTTTCGCAACTGACTCGTGAAGAAGTGTTGCACTTCGAGCAGGTACTGGAGTTTATGGAGCAACGCGATATTCGTTATCGAGCCATCAAACCATCACGGTATGCTGCTGGTTTGCATAAGTATGCTAGCAAGGATGAGCCACAGCGCTTGATCGATGGATTGATCATTGGAGCCATTATTGAAGCTCGCTCCTGTGAGCGCTTTCATGCTTTGGCACCTTATTTCAAGGATAGTGAGCCAGATCTGTCAAAGTATTACCGCTTCTTATTAAAATCAGAATCACGTCACTTTGCGGATTACCTGGAGCTGGCTGAGAGTTACGCCAAAGAGGCCATTGATGAGCGCGTGCAGTTTTTTCTTAAGAAAGAAAAAGAGCTGATAGAAAGCCCCGATAAGCAGTTCCG
- a CDS encoding transglutaminase TgpA family protein, translating into MNTQSLPLTRPGIIPILIIVQAIVLSPLWFHLPAWISASTIALLLTRFVVYRKAFKIPSWMILILAICALVGVFLYFRTISGREAGVGLISLMYTFKLLEAKNYRDGALILFISFFILVTAFLYDESILMGVYLLIAMMSILMGLIALNSTQGVAGIKNLGKISGVTLLQALPIMLILFFLFPRLSGPLWAMPSNSEAGMGIDDEMSPGVISSLYGFDEIAFRVDFEGEAPPINQMYWRGLALSEFDGIAWKIGVESPLRRDSYPKGSPTYQYRVQLEPHNRRWIFGLEDLIDPPKEKVYLFNNYTWRQSQRVTQRLLYSAQAYQIDYSDIELSQWQRQLNTQLPDDGNEQTREWAIEEFQKVNDPEEFVRYVLSYIRQQNYHYTLIPEVIEQNVIDGFWLGSREGYCEHYSSAFVFIMRAAGIPARVVTGYQGGEYNPYGDYYIIRQKDAHAWTEVWLEGEGWRRVDPTAAIHPSRVDDSLLNQTSSRDDWFTDFDSLTTTDSELARSLWQQISLRWDAMQSFWNESLMGYDKDMQFNWLSKVGINNNQWRYLGYALLATILLAGAGFGLWILSQAKSKDKIERAFRRFQRVLEKQGVDIRLNEGPKDLLHRIKQQHPELYPKAERVIKRYISIRYQKSRISEANQQSFIKTARSYH; encoded by the coding sequence CTCCCTGCATGGATCTCAGCGTCGACAATTGCACTACTATTAACCCGTTTTGTAGTTTATAGAAAGGCCTTTAAAATTCCTTCCTGGATGATTTTGATTCTGGCCATTTGCGCACTCGTCGGTGTATTTCTTTACTTCAGAACTATAAGTGGTCGCGAAGCGGGCGTAGGACTTATTAGTTTGATGTATACCTTCAAACTACTTGAAGCCAAAAATTATCGCGATGGCGCGTTAATTTTATTTATTTCTTTTTTCATCCTGGTAACCGCATTTTTATACGACGAATCGATTTTAATGGGCGTATATTTGCTGATTGCAATGATGTCAATATTGATGGGGCTAATCGCACTGAACAGTACACAGGGCGTTGCTGGAATTAAAAATCTCGGCAAAATTTCTGGAGTGACTTTACTGCAGGCGCTTCCTATCATGCTTATCCTTTTTTTCCTGTTTCCAAGATTATCAGGACCATTATGGGCCATGCCCTCTAATAGTGAGGCAGGTATGGGGATTGACGATGAAATGAGCCCCGGGGTTATAAGTTCATTATATGGTTTTGATGAAATTGCATTTCGAGTAGATTTTGAAGGAGAAGCTCCCCCTATCAACCAAATGTATTGGCGCGGTCTCGCGCTATCCGAGTTTGATGGGATAGCTTGGAAGATAGGCGTTGAGTCTCCACTTCGTAGAGATAGTTATCCAAAGGGCTCACCAACTTATCAATATAGAGTTCAGCTTGAACCGCATAATCGTCGCTGGATCTTTGGTCTGGAAGATCTGATTGATCCACCTAAAGAAAAAGTCTATCTATTTAACAATTATACTTGGCGACAGTCTCAGCGAGTTACTCAAAGATTACTTTATTCTGCCCAGGCTTATCAGATTGATTACTCAGATATTGAGCTGTCGCAATGGCAAAGACAGCTAAATACTCAGTTGCCTGACGATGGTAATGAGCAAACAAGAGAGTGGGCAATTGAGGAGTTTCAGAAAGTCAATGACCCTGAAGAATTTGTCAGGTATGTATTAAGTTATATTCGCCAGCAAAATTATCATTACACACTAATACCCGAGGTCATCGAGCAGAATGTCATTGATGGATTCTGGCTTGGTAGCCGCGAGGGTTATTGTGAACATTACTCCAGTGCTTTTGTGTTTATTATGCGTGCTGCTGGAATCCCTGCAAGAGTGGTTACAGGCTATCAGGGGGGCGAGTATAACCCCTACGGTGATTACTATATCATTCGCCAAAAAGATGCTCATGCCTGGACAGAAGTCTGGTTGGAAGGTGAGGGCTGGCGTCGAGTCGATCCCACTGCAGCGATCCATCCGTCACGAGTTGATGATTCATTGTTAAATCAAACAAGCTCAAGAGATGACTGGTTTACTGACTTTGACAGTTTAACAACCACTGATAGTGAATTGGCCAGAAGCCTCTGGCAGCAGATTAGCCTGCGCTGGGATGCGATGCAAAGCTTCTGGAATGAGAGCCTGATGGGTTATGACAAGGATATGCAGTTCAACTGGTTGTCAAAAGTGGGTATTAACAATAACCAATGGCGCTATCTCGGTTACGCTTTGCTGGCTACCATATTGCTGGCTGGCGCAGGCTTTGGTCTGTGGATTTTAAGTCAGGCTAAAAGTAAGGATAAGATTGAACGTGCTTTCAGGCGGTTCCAGCGAGTATTAGAAAAGCAGGGAGTGGATATCAGGCTTAATGAAGGTCCTAAAGATTTACTACACAGGATTAAGCAACAACATCCCGAGCTTTACCCAAAAGCAGAGCGAGTTATTAAGCGATATATCTCTATTCGATATCAGAAGAGTAGAATTTCCGAAGCCAATCAGCAAAGTTTTATTAAAACAGCCAGAAGCTACCATTAG